Genomic window (Syngnathus typhle isolate RoL2023-S1 ecotype Sweden linkage group LG19, RoL_Styp_1.0, whole genome shotgun sequence):
TACGCCATGTTCTACCCCAGGAGCTAGAAGCCTTTTTACCTTTGCTCTTGACTTCTCCTCCTGCTACTCATTTATTCTttgagaggaaaacaaaaactgaCTGACTAAGGCGAACTAGAAACACAATCCATGCATTCTCCCGTTTTTCTAAAGACAGGAAGCCGTTGTTTTGAACAGAGATACCAATAAATATTTATGCAAAATTTCACCGCGGGGTGCAATGTTTATGCCCCCCAATTTTATGACATCAAAGTAAACTCATTTTTTAACGTCTcaggttctcgaacaaatcggaattcgaacgaaaaattcgagaattttttgcttcggttgtcgaacaaaattcggaggtcgaacctcgcgagatgagccgaaaggaccaGAGAAAATCCGACctcgcggcccggatgccgactgactccgttcgttattgttttttcgttactttggggattgtattaacccctaatcatgcctccaaagaaagcaagtgggagcagtaaagccatcctaaaacacaaagacgctcttaaagcaatgcgacggACCAAATTAACCTCCCtgcgctctgaggtccacttaaattttggaaagtacatcaggactttaacaatattttctaaatttcagcgacgcctgtcacaataatgcgaccagcacagtgcagttgcgcggtcggcggcgcgctacggttgcgcttttggcggtgcgctgcagttgcgcgatcggacaaaaatgcgcaaatgaaaaacatgctttaaaaatgcaattttttagtcttggaacggattaaaacattttccattatttgcaatggaaaaaatagattcggaattcgaccaatTCAATTCTCGAatcgccttctggaacggattgtggttgaaaaccgaggtttgactgtactgcGTACTATATGTTTAAAACAAGAACAGCGTTCAACTCGGAGAAACACTATCCTCTAGTGGCCTTTTCTATTACTGCAAGTCTCTCAACTGCTGTGATGCGTATTTGCCCCTGCTAGAGGCCATTGAAACTCGGAGAAACATTATCCTCTAGTGGCCTTTGCTGTTACTGCAAGTCTCTCCCAATGGCTGTGAGACCGCTAGAGAACGCCATTGATTTGAACTAAAATTATCGTCTTGCCTGCATGCAATATAGGCCTACATCATGcacaaaatattagaaaatatgaaaatattacaaaataaaattgtcTAATAATTAGACGAAACACAAAAGTGACtagaatgaccaaaaaaaagcattgtCGTCACCGACATTCTTACATACCattaaagtgaaaaaagaaataaaccaaGAAACAAACTACTATTATATAATACAAGTGATGCTCTCAGGAACACTAGATTGCAGTTGAAGACCAGTTTTTAGTATTTCTATTGCATTTCTGAGACTCCTATCTGGTTGGTGAATGCGCGTGCGCAGTGGAGGAATCCCACCGTACCTCACGTGACCCGGCTCGTCGGCCAAGCAGCCTGGTTTAAAAGCACGAGAGGTGCGAAATCCTCCCCCCTTCTTCCTCcatcacctcctcctcttcttcgcgTTTGGCACTTCATGCGCATCAGGTGTCAAAAACCTTCCAGTCTGAGTTGGACCGAGTGGACTCCAGACACTGGACCAACTTCATCATTCAAACTTTAACGTACTTTTTTTATTAGCCACAAGATGATAGTGGAATTCGGGTGGGCATTTCGACTTTTTTTGCTGCACAGTGTGACAATTTTCAGCGGTGTGCTATGCGCGCACTCACTCTACAAGAACCGCTACGCTGGGTGAGTAAAGGaagacatccccccccccttttccatTCATGTGTGGCCATGAGGGATGCAATTGCAATCAGATGTGTCGCAGGGGTAGATTTTCTCATAGCGCGAACAAAGAGAGGCTCTATATGtgctttttattgatttaagtCCCGCATGCAAGAATGTGCAGCGCTTTGAAACATTTCAACctggacgttttttttttttttggagtgaggaACTCATCTGTAACTTCAAGAAAGTCTTTGAAGTAAATGTTTCGAAATTCCAAACTGTAGTGCAAGTGGAAAATACCAAAAAGAGGATGGGGGCAAAACAGCCACCCGCCCGCGGAGTTCATCTTTTCTGCTAGCTGAAGTGAGTTTTGACGAAGCACTCTGACATCTGAATGGAGCTTTTGATGAAGAGCGGGAGGTGGGAGCCACCTCGTCTCATTTCCTCCTCCATCCACAACATATATAAGCAATGTACTGTATTTTGGAGGGATGTCAAATAAGAGTAGTCTCCTTGAGAAATTACTCTAAGTGCACTTTTTACATTTTACCTGGAAAATAATCTACTTATTGTTCCATTGGTACATATGGTGCTCCAGGGTGTGCCTAATATAGTGGCTGAAGTCCTTTTGTCACTCTCACTGACGCCTTCGCTTCCTGTGGGACATTGTAAAACCTTTTAGTGAGTGCATACACACACGCCAAACGACCAAACCATTACATCTGTGAGCCATGACGCTCGCAATGCAAGCCCGAAGGCACTTTGACATCAATTTCAATTGACAGGAGAGTAAAACACTTGTTATTTTTGCAGCGATCAAGTCTTCAGGATAAGCCCCAGTAATGACGACGAGGTTTGCACCCTCAAGAACGTTCTGGAAAGCATGAAGGTTTGTTCTCAAAAATAGTCGGATTGTGTATGTTAACATGAGCTAGCACTGTATTACAATTTAGTTTTATGCGTTAAAGGTGGATTTGTGGCAGCCCAACAGCGTTTCTCTGATTAGCCGGAACGCTACGGTGGATGTGCACATTAAACGCAGAGACACACGACGACTACATGCCGCCTTAAAGCAGGAACATATCAACTATAGGTCTAACATCTTGTTATATTAAATTTCATTGTATTGGATTATTGGAAAAAAAGTAGACGACAGGCCACATCTTGCagcagacatttttttaatacagcTTCGCAATATTCTTTATATAATGTGACGTCAATCTTCTCCTCCCGCAGCGTTTTTATCTCTAATCTGCAGCAGGAAATTGAAAGGCAGACAAGGCGTCGCTCGTCCCGCAAGCGAAGGTCGGATAGTCAATACGACTACGAGATCTACCACTCTTTGGAAGAGGTAACCTTCCTCTGATGTTATTGTGTATAGTTTTCGACATTTAGGCAGGTCTATCACGGGTAGAAAACCAGAAGAACCCATTCctgaaaagacacaggaagtcagccattttcgTCATGTTTATTCCCACCGTCAAGATCCAGAGTTGGATGTTTGAGATGAACATAACTCACCCTGACCTGCTCAACATGTTCTCCATTGGGAAGTCGTACGAAGGGCGACCCCTTTACGTCCTTCAGGTAAGAAGCGTgaagaaaattcaaaataaatactgAACTGACAAGGTTTGTCCGCTGCCAGCTTGGAAGGAGAAGTCGGCCGCAGAAAAAAGCCGTTTGGATCGACTGTGGGGTTCACGCCAGAGAATGGATAGGACCCACTTTCTGTCAGTGGTTCGTCAAAGAGGTACAAATCTAAATGTGAAAATCTACAATATATTGtatgtgcccccactagtctaaacatgtCACtatgattaatattgtgtttgtggaatatgagtttggCAGCAAAATTCaactgttttgggtttttttctcatctcagagtgtggccattttgtcacttgctgtcgcttgaaaatgacatcacagttggccTGATCTCAGTTGCCCAATCACGACtcaccagtttttttttgtcattgctcATCTTTGGCCAAATAAATGGCCATTTTCTGGACAATTCAACCCCCACATGAATTTTGATACGAGtaaaaactaaaaactaaaaactTTATAATCATGTAGTATGCTTGATTGGCCACATGAGTTCAGGGTCTCATTGTCGTAAAGTCTTCAGCATTTTGAAGACCTTGACATTAGTTTTTCACTCTTAATTTTCACTTTGCAGGGACTTTAAAGGGCGTGCTTGATTCATTCTGTTATGTAAAATTACAGGCGCTGAATTCATACCGGTATGACTCAGCAATGAGACGATTGCTCAACCAGCTTAATTTCTACATCATGCCCGTCTTCAATGTGGATGGATATCACTTCAGCTGGACTAAGGTATTTGGACCAACACAAACAGATGACAATAAACATCTACAGGACCAGAAAAGCTATAGCTTTAAAATGTCTGTGCAGGATCGCTTCTGGAGGAAGACGCGGTCCAAAAATCGCAAGTTCCACTGTCGAGGCGTGGATGCAAACAGGAACTGGAAAGTCAAGTGGTGTGGTGAGTGTGATCACAAAAAGCATAAagcattctaaaaatatttacaacatactcaaattaaaaaaacaggtCAGTATGTTTGTATCTCAATTTCTGTTaggtataataaataataagttaAATATGGAAAAATTATTAAGCTACTTCATAGTACcttaaaatgattttaaatgaGGATAAATATATTTAGAAGTTATCATGCTCCTGTATttttttagattaaattaataATTATGGATTATAACTGAGTTGATTAaatttatttcattcattaattTTCCGTATGCAATCTGGAAACCATTTCAAGTAAACAATGTAGTATGTAATTATttcaatacatttgttttttttaacaaaagtgTATTTGTTTATAATGTACAAAACAGCATTGAATATATGTATTTTATGACAATGTAAATAATGGAACCTCAAAAAATCAAACACAACATTTCTCCTCAATATAGTTTTTTTGCCCCACTAGTACAAGTGTAAAAATAGTTTAACCGCCATTTAGGAATTGCGCAATCAATATTGTCACTTGGCTTCGGCTATATCTTTCATGATGATGAGCACACTCCTT
Coding sequences:
- the cpa6 gene encoding carboxypeptidase A6; translation: MIVEFGWAFRLFLLHSVTIFSGVLCAHSLYKNRYAGDQVFRISPSNDDEVCTLKNVLESMKVDLWQPNSVSLISRNATVDVHIKRRDTRRLHAALKQEHINYSVFISNLQQEIERQTRRRSSRKRRSDSQYDYEIYHSLEEIQSWMFEMNITHPDLLNMFSIGKSYEGRPLYVLQLGRRSRPQKKAVWIDCGVHAREWIGPTFCQWFVKEALNSYRYDSAMRRLLNQLNFYIMPVFNVDGYHFSWTKDRFWRKTRSKNRKFHCRGVDANRNWKVKWCEEGASSHPCDDTYCGPYPESEPEVRAVVKFLRKHKKRVKAYISVHAYAQMLLYPYSYKYAAIPNFNCVESAAHNAVTALYSAYGVKYRYGPASTTLYVSSGSSMDWAYRNGIPYAFAFELRDTGYFGFLLPETLINPTCTETTRAVKAIASGLLKKCHTDAEAFPYI